AGATATGACCGCAACCTACATTGCAAAATTGATAAATTCTGTTAAAATGGAAGTTAGAATAACACGCATAGCAGTAGGATTGCCAAAGGAAGCAGAAATTGGACTTGCAGATACTTTAACACTTTCTATGGCAATAAAGGAAAGAAAAGAATATAAATAATTTTAGGAGGCTAAAATGAGTGAGATTATCTATGTAAAAGCAAGAGAGATTTTGGACTCAAGAGGAAATCCAACCATCGAGACAGAAGTTGTTCTCGAAAGTGGAGCGGTTGGTGTTGCTGCGGTTCCTTCAGGAAAATCAACCGGAAAGTTTGAGGCTGTTGAACTAAGGGATGGTGATAAATCAAGATTTAACGGTAAGGGTGTTCTAAACGCCGTAAGAAATGTAAATGAGATTATTGCTGAAGCAGTTGTAGGAATGGAAGCAGCAGAGCAGTACCTTATCGATAAAACTATGATCGAACTCGATGGTACAAAAAACAAAAGCAAACTTGGTGCAAATGCGATCTTAAGTGTTTCTCTTGCAGTTGCAAGAGCACAGGCAAACGAACTTGGTTTATCTTTATTTCAGTACATTGGTGGCATTAATGCAAACCTTTTACCGGTTCCTCAACTTAATATACTTAACGGTGGAGCGCATGCTGATTCAGGACTGGATATTCAGGAATTCCTTATTTTACCCGTAAATTTTCCATCATTTAGAGAAGCAATAAGAGCAGGCGCTGAGGTTTATAGTAGTCTTTCATCGATTCTCAAAAAGAACGGATATTCTGTAGCAGTTGGTGATGAGGGTGGCTTTGCACCTAAAGTGAAGAATACAGAAGAGGCTTTAAGTTTAATTGTCGATGCGATAACTAATGCAAATTATATAGCAGGAAAAGATATTTTGTTGGGTATTGATGCTGCTGCAAGTAGCTTTTTTGAAGATGGATACTATAACTTCGAAGGCGCAAAATTGACCTCTACCGAAATGATCGATTTCTATGAAAATCTTCTCAAGAAATTCCCTATCATTTCAATTGAAGACGGTCTTGCAGAAGAAGATTGGGATGGATGGGTTGAACTTACAAAGAGATTAGGTGATAAGGTTCAACTTGTTGGTGATGATATTTATGTAACAAATATTGAAAGATTTTCAAAAGGCATTGAATTAAAGGCTTCAAATGCAATTCTCATTAAACTTAATCAAATAGGAACTCTTACGGAGACACTTAAAGTTATACAAGTAGCTAAGGACAATGGGTTTAACGCAGTAGTATCTCACAGGTCAGGAGAAACTGCAGATGCATTTATTTCACACCTTGTTGTTGGTATGAATGTGGGACAAATTAAGAGCGGCGCACCGGCAAGAATCGAAAGAGTTGAAAAGTATAATGAACTTATGAGGATCGAAGAAGAACTCGGAGAAGCAGCACAATTTGCAGGTATTGGCATATTCAAAAAATATCTTAAATAGCCTATGCCTGAGGTAGTTGAAGTAAATTTTCTTAAAGATGAAATTGCCTCCGCCTTCCTTGGCAAAAGGTTGGTGGAGGCAGTTTTAAATAATGAAAAAATTTCAAATGTAAGCAAAGAAAAGTTCTCAAAAGAACTCGAGGGTGAAACTCTTGAGCAAGTTGGAAGACATGGGAAAGTGTTAATCTTAAAATTTACAAATGATAAATATCTTCTACTACATTTTTTATTAACTGGTTTTTTGCGATTAATCGAAGAGGCAGAAAAGGAAAAGGCACAAGCTTATCTTACTTTCGATAATGGACAATCTATAGGAATTTTTGGAATAATGTCAAATGGCTTTTTAAATTATCACAAGACAAAAAATATAAAGGATGTAGATGAAATAAAGCAACTTGGAGTTGATGTGCTAAGTGAGGACTTTAATATAAAGAAATTCAAGGAAATATTAAATGAGTTCAAGAACAAGAGCATAAAAGACATACTTCTTGATCAAAGTATTATTGCAGGGCTTGGTAATGCATACTCTGATGAGATCCTATTTGAATCAAAAATCCACCCCAAAAGGAAAGCAAAAGACCTAACCGACAAAGAAATTGATACTATTTACAAAAAAATCTTTGAAGTACTGGATAAGGCAAAAAAATACGGAGGAGCAAGCGAGCTATCTTTCGTCCACCTTGATGGGACTAAAGGGCATTTTCATGAACATTTTATAGTCCACAAAAAGGAAGGGGAAAACTGTCCTGTTTGCGGTAATCCAATAGAAGTTATTAAGATTGGAGGAAGAAGCTCTTATTATTGCCCTCATTGTCAGAGATGAACATTGGATACAATTGACACCAAAAAATAATTGTAATATCTATTCTTCTTATTTTTATTTCGTTTGGATTGGGCTTGTATGTTGGGAAAACTTATATTGCTAATAAACCTAAGGAACCAGAAATTGCTCCACAAATAATTGAAAACCAGCGCCAAAAGATTAAAGTATACGTTACTGGTGAAGTTAAACATCCCGATGTTTATGAACTGGATGAGAACTCCATTGTGAAGGATGTAATTGCTCTTGCTGGTGGTGCAAACGAAAATGCAGACTTGATTTCAATAAATCTTGCTAAAAAATTGAGCGATGGCGAAGAAGTGATAGTTCCTGCAAAAGGAAGTAATTCGAATGTTTCAACTTCTAATCAGAATGGCACAATAACACCTAACATAGGAAAAATCAATATAAACACAGCAACAAAAGAACAACTAATGACCTAGCCAGGCATATGGGAAGTAAAAGCACAGGCAATAATTGATTACAGAATAAAAAACGGACCTTTCAAGTCTATACATGACATAGTAAATGTATCGGGAATTGGCGAAAAAACTTTTGAAAAAATTGAAAACTTGATTACGGTGTAATGCTTTCTATTCTTGTTTTCTTATCAGTATTATTGGGACTTGGTTTTTCAATTGCATATATTACGCAAAATTTTATTATCCTTTCTATTCTGATAGCTATATTTATATTGATAATCACAATTTCTAAAAAGAATTTTGTCATTGGTTTACTTTTGATTTTCCTCATTGCCGTTTTAAATGGAATA
The genomic region above belongs to Caldisericum sp. and contains:
- a CDS encoding helix-hairpin-helix domain-containing protein → MWEVKAQAIIDYRIKNGPFKSIHDIVNVSGIGEKTFEKIENLITV
- the eno gene encoding phosphopyruvate hydratase encodes the protein MSEIIYVKAREILDSRGNPTIETEVVLESGAVGVAAVPSGKSTGKFEAVELRDGDKSRFNGKGVLNAVRNVNEIIAEAVVGMEAAEQYLIDKTMIELDGTKNKSKLGANAILSVSLAVARAQANELGLSLFQYIGGINANLLPVPQLNILNGGAHADSGLDIQEFLILPVNFPSFREAIRAGAEVYSSLSSILKKNGYSVAVGDEGGFAPKVKNTEEALSLIVDAITNANYIAGKDILLGIDAAASSFFEDGYYNFEGAKLTSTEMIDFYENLLKKFPIISIEDGLAEEDWDGWVELTKRLGDKVQLVGDDIYVTNIERFSKGIELKASNAILIKLNQIGTLTETLKVIQVAKDNGFNAVVSHRSGETADAFISHLVVGMNVGQIKSGAPARIERVEKYNELMRIEEELGEAAQFAGIGIFKKYLK
- the mutM gene encoding bifunctional DNA-formamidopyrimidine glycosylase/DNA-(apurinic or apyrimidinic site) lyase, encoding MPEVVEVNFLKDEIASAFLGKRLVEAVLNNEKISNVSKEKFSKELEGETLEQVGRHGKVLILKFTNDKYLLLHFLLTGFLRLIEEAEKEKAQAYLTFDNGQSIGIFGIMSNGFLNYHKTKNIKDVDEIKQLGVDVLSEDFNIKKFKEILNEFKNKSIKDILLDQSIIAGLGNAYSDEILFESKIHPKRKAKDLTDKEIDTIYKKIFEVLDKAKKYGGASELSFVHLDGTKGHFHEHFIVHKKEGENCPVCGNPIEVIKIGGRSSYYCPHCQR
- a CDS encoding SLBB domain-containing protein produces the protein MYVGKTYIANKPKEPEIAPQIIENQRQKIKVYVTGEVKHPDVYELDENSIVKDVIALAGGANENADLISINLAKKLSDGEEVIVPAKGSNSNVSTSNQNGTITPNIGKININTATKEQLMT